In Paenibacillus phoenicis, one genomic interval encodes:
- the dinG gene encoding ATP-dependent DNA helicase DinG, producing the protein MKYAVLDFETTGNQSSDDIIQVGLAIIEPDRSISQVYRSFVKPGVPIPPFITGLTGITDEDVKDAPELDEVMMEMVPLLNDVVLVGHNVAFDFNYLQSALDKTGYLPFTGRILDTMDFLKILFPSLTSYQLGMVAAEFEVEHERPHQADSDALATALIFLKCLEECDRLPLLTLQRLADLFAGEDSDLGWFFDAMVQEKEREALPSEDGFVYYRQFALQVEDWLDIEAPRDSTERNPLAGVTFEQFMEQVRERLRERLPQYEEREAQNMMLNEVMRAFEEDKHLLVEAGTGTGKSLGYLLPAIYHSVKNEEKVMVSTHTINLQEQLRERDVPLLTEVVPFPFRAAVFKGRQHYLCLRKFEHKINRKDFSTPKEEVMTAAQMVVWLTQTESGDDEELNLGNRGGDLWETVASESESCLGRSCPWFRKCFYHRAKHEAGVADVVITNHSKLFTDIQAGHQLLPGYERLVIDEAHHLEDVAGKHLGIHMKYFTVVHTLTRLFKDSKTGQLANLRSSLEASGAEKASEWCSVIDGIYPTLVDVKESWDKLSELLFSLMPDRSDAAPGDPGQFVYRLLPNRKPKDWETLTALENQIYVGLGDVLRKGERLLSEIREEQDDYAAESLITDISGLFKDLAGEREALRFFMKLESEDTVYWMEANGNFRSRSLQMYAVPIDVSAQLKQFFFDRKKSVVMTSATLSVDKSFQYMIEQLGLTEAAEEDRLITAMLPSPFNYRDQALLVIPRDFPSVKGSVGDDHFIHTLVQSLADAAVATQGRMLVLFTSYRMLRQVYDPLKELLAAEGITVIGQGMDSGSRTKLTRRFQGNSASVLLGTSSFWEGVDIPGEALTSLAIVRLPFQPPNHPLMEAKSERLQREKKNPFMKLSVPQAVIRFKQGFGRLVRSSQDRGIVIVYDTRILESYYGKYFLYSLPGPKMEHMPLTQMVPRISEWLNPEA; encoded by the coding sequence ATGAAATATGCTGTGCTTGATTTTGAAACGACGGGTAACCAGTCCTCCGATGATATTATTCAAGTGGGACTTGCCATTATAGAGCCGGATCGATCGATTTCTCAGGTGTATCGTTCCTTCGTCAAGCCAGGCGTTCCGATCCCACCGTTTATTACGGGGTTAACGGGCATCACCGATGAGGATGTGAAGGATGCGCCGGAGCTGGACGAAGTGATGATGGAGATGGTTCCACTCCTGAACGACGTCGTGTTGGTTGGGCACAACGTAGCATTTGATTTTAATTATCTGCAGAGCGCCTTGGACAAAACGGGCTACTTGCCGTTCACCGGACGGATCCTGGACACAATGGATTTCTTGAAAATCCTGTTCCCTTCGCTGACTTCTTACCAGCTGGGGATGGTGGCGGCGGAGTTCGAGGTGGAGCATGAGCGTCCGCACCAGGCGGACAGTGACGCGCTGGCGACGGCGCTGATTTTCCTCAAATGCTTGGAGGAATGTGACCGACTGCCGCTGCTGACCTTACAGCGTTTGGCCGATCTGTTTGCAGGTGAGGACAGCGATCTCGGGTGGTTTTTTGATGCCATGGTGCAGGAGAAGGAGCGCGAAGCGCTGCCAAGCGAAGACGGCTTTGTATACTACCGCCAATTCGCCTTGCAGGTTGAAGATTGGCTTGACATTGAAGCGCCAAGGGACAGCACGGAGCGCAATCCGCTGGCGGGCGTGACCTTCGAGCAGTTTATGGAGCAGGTCCGGGAACGATTGCGGGAGCGTTTGCCGCAGTATGAGGAGCGGGAAGCCCAGAACATGATGCTGAATGAGGTCATGCGGGCTTTTGAGGAAGACAAGCATTTGCTTGTTGAAGCTGGAACGGGAACGGGCAAATCCTTAGGATATCTGCTGCCGGCCATTTACCACAGCGTCAAGAACGAAGAGAAGGTCATGGTCAGCACGCACACCATCAACCTGCAGGAGCAGCTTAGGGAGCGCGATGTGCCGTTGTTGACGGAGGTCGTGCCTTTTCCGTTTCGTGCAGCCGTTTTTAAAGGTAGGCAGCATTATTTGTGCTTGCGCAAATTTGAACATAAAATAAATAGAAAAGACTTCTCAACACCTAAAGAAGAGGTGATGACGGCCGCGCAAATGGTCGTATGGCTTACCCAAACGGAAAGCGGCGATGACGAAGAGCTGAATCTCGGCAATCGCGGCGGTGATTTATGGGAGACGGTGGCCAGTGAGTCGGAATCCTGCTTAGGCCGATCCTGTCCTTGGTTCCGCAAATGCTTCTATCATCGCGCAAAACACGAAGCCGGTGTCGCGGACGTGGTCATTACGAACCACTCTAAGCTGTTTACGGACATCCAGGCGGGGCATCAACTGCTGCCGGGTTACGAGCGGCTGGTTATCGATGAAGCGCATCATTTAGAGGATGTGGCCGGCAAGCATTTGGGGATTCATATGAAGTATTTTACGGTCGTGCATACGCTGACCCGGTTATTTAAAGACAGCAAGACGGGGCAGCTGGCCAACCTTCGCAGCTCGCTTGAAGCGTCGGGCGCGGAGAAAGCCTCAGAATGGTGCTCAGTCATCGACGGAATCTATCCAACGCTGGTGGACGTGAAGGAGAGCTGGGACAAGCTCAGCGAGCTGCTGTTCAGCTTGATGCCTGACCGCAGCGACGCCGCCCCTGGCGATCCCGGGCAATTCGTGTACCGGCTGTTGCCGAATCGAAAACCAAAGGATTGGGAGACGCTGACCGCGCTCGAAAATCAAATTTACGTAGGTCTTGGCGACGTGCTTCGGAAAGGGGAGCGCCTCCTGTCCGAAATCCGAGAAGAGCAGGACGATTATGCAGCGGAGAGCCTGATCACCGATATCAGCGGCTTGTTTAAAGATTTAGCCGGGGAACGGGAAGCGCTGCGCTTCTTCATGAAGCTGGAGAGCGAGGACACCGTCTATTGGATGGAGGCGAACGGGAACTTCCGTAGCCGGTCGCTCCAAATGTATGCGGTGCCGATTGACGTCAGCGCTCAATTGAAGCAATTTTTCTTCGACCGGAAGAAGAGCGTCGTAATGACGTCCGCGACTTTATCGGTGGATAAATCGTTCCAATATATGATCGAGCAGCTTGGCTTGACTGAGGCGGCGGAAGAGGATCGGTTGATCACAGCGATGCTGCCCTCGCCGTTTAACTACCGCGATCAGGCGTTGCTGGTGATCCCGCGCGATTTTCCAAGTGTGAAGGGCAGCGTGGGGGATGACCATTTCATTCATACGCTGGTGCAATCGCTGGCGGATGCCGCGGTGGCGACGCAAGGTCGCATGCTGGTGCTGTTTACATCCTATCGGATGCTCAGGCAGGTGTATGACCCGCTGAAGGAACTGCTCGCAGCGGAGGGAATCACGGTGATCGGACAAGGGATGGACAGCGGCAGCCGCACCAAGCTGACCCGGCGGTTCCAAGGGAACAGCGCATCGGTGCTGCTCGGGACAAGCAGCTTTTGGGAAGGGGTGGATATTCCTGGCGAGGCGCTGACCAGTTTAGCGATCGTACGCTTGCCGTTCCAGCCGCCAAACCACCCGCTGATGGAAGCGAAGAGCGAACGCCTGCAGCGGGAGAAGAAGAATCCATTCATGAAACTGTCCGTCCCGCAAGCGGTTATCCGCTTTAAGCAAGGATTCGGACGACTTGTCCGCTCGTCGCAGGACCGCGGCATCGTGATCGTTTATGATACCCGGATCCTGGAATCTTATTATGGAAAATATTTCTTATACTCTTTGCCCGGACCGAAGATGGAGCATATGCCATTAACTCAGATGGTTCCGCGCATCTCGGAATGGTTAAATCCCGAAGCCTAA
- a CDS encoding tetratricopeptide repeat protein: MFQHVFAEMNEMLDEITRKYPLAGHAQKQELAKKWSLLQHMSDGIIEEWLSFEEKMGYLRHAFRSLESRETPDLPELDDPAFVKGQGYYKLLMFPQASAQFEQVVKQFTDSVLARTYLGMCHLHLEQFDKAAKHFWIVLEKAANKRLRSIIYNALGCIEAHKGVFEKAKEYFKLAHHSDPSLPEPLANLEACANSTGKLHYGPELTSLL, from the coding sequence ATGTTTCAGCATGTGTTTGCGGAAATGAATGAGATGTTGGACGAAATCACGAGGAAATACCCCTTGGCCGGCCATGCCCAGAAGCAGGAGCTCGCGAAGAAATGGAGCCTGCTTCAGCATATGAGCGACGGCATTATCGAGGAATGGCTGAGCTTTGAGGAGAAAATGGGATATTTACGCCATGCGTTCCGGAGCCTGGAGTCCAGAGAGACCCCCGATCTTCCTGAATTGGATGACCCCGCCTTTGTGAAAGGCCAAGGGTATTACAAGCTGCTGATGTTTCCCCAGGCTTCTGCTCAATTTGAGCAGGTGGTGAAGCAATTTACGGACAGCGTGTTGGCTCGGACTTATCTAGGGATGTGCCATCTGCACCTCGAGCAATTTGACAAAGCCGCCAAGCATTTCTGGATCGTGCTGGAAAAGGCTGCGAACAAGCGGCTGCGTTCCATTATATACAACGCGCTGGGGTGTATCGAGGCGCACAAGGGCGTATTTGAGAAGGCAAAAGAGTACTTCAAGTTGGCTCATCACAGCGATCCGTCCTTGCCCGAGCCGTTGGCCAATTTGGAGGCTTGTGCGAACAGTACAGGTAAACTGCATTACGGCCCCGAGTTAACTTCGCTATTGTAG
- the panD gene encoding aspartate 1-decarboxylase yields the protein MYRTMMKSKIHRATVTEANLNYVGSITIDEDLMEASDLLENEQVQVVNNNNGARLETYVIPGPRGSGVICLNGAAARLVQPGDSVIIISYAQMSPEEVRSHKPTVVFVDENNKPVDKAHQELHAMIR from the coding sequence ATGTATAGAACGATGATGAAATCGAAAATTCACCGCGCAACCGTGACGGAAGCTAACCTGAACTATGTGGGCAGCATTACGATCGACGAGGATCTGATGGAGGCTTCCGATCTGCTGGAGAACGAGCAGGTGCAAGTCGTCAACAACAATAACGGCGCCCGCCTGGAAACGTATGTGATTCCGGGACCTCGCGGCAGCGGCGTGATTTGTTTGAACGGTGCGGCGGCACGACTTGTGCAGCCGGGCGACAGTGTCATCATTATTTCTTATGCCCAAATGTCGCCGGAAGAAGTCCGCAGCCATAAACCAACCGTCGTGTTCGTTGACGAAAACAACAAGCCGGTGGATAAGGCGCATCAAGAACTCCATGCCATGATCCGTTAA